From Paenibacillus polymyxa, the proteins below share one genomic window:
- a CDS encoding S1 domain-containing RNA-binding protein: MAIEVGTKLEGKVTGITHFGAFVDLSGGVTGLVHISEIADNYVKDVNDHLKINDVVTVKVINVDKDGKIGLSIKQTIDKPASEARPPRAPRPERTGGPGGGDRFGGGGSGPSQGRGGGFNRDRGGRSFKPAPGKPSFEDKMSRFLKDSEERISSLKKNTEGKRGGRGAKRV; this comes from the coding sequence ATGGCAATTGAAGTGGGCACCAAGTTAGAGGGCAAAGTGACAGGCATCACGCATTTTGGAGCATTTGTGGATTTGTCTGGAGGTGTCACGGGTCTCGTTCACATCTCGGAAATCGCCGATAATTATGTTAAGGATGTTAACGACCACCTGAAGATTAATGATGTTGTGACGGTGAAAGTCATTAATGTTGACAAAGATGGCAAAATCGGACTTTCCATTAAGCAAACGATTGATAAGCCGGCAAGTGAAGCCCGTCCCCCAAGAGCTCCAAGACCGGAGCGTACAGGAGGACCAGGCGGAGGAGACCGTTTTGGCGGCGGAGGTTCAGGTCCAAGTCAGGGACGCGGTGGTGGTTTCAACCGCGATCGTGGAGGCCGTTCTTTCAAGCCTGCACCGGGTAAACCTTCATTTGAGGATAAAATGTCACGCTTCCTGAAAGATAGTGAGGAACGCATTTCGTCGCTGAAAAAGAACACCGAAGGTAAACGCGGAGGACGCGGCGCGAAGCGTGTTTAA
- a CDS encoding FtsB family cell division protein, translating to MRNSSVDRHSSPTSKSNAGGRRRIMIWLLSLAAFGSWAIFTFFSQGMIMADRSEQLTQKEKQKQAATQTEQQLQTEVNRLKDPEYIGEIARSKYGLYKPEETPIIGDQK from the coding sequence ATGCGTAATTCGTCTGTAGATCGCCATTCATCTCCTACGTCCAAGTCCAATGCGGGCGGGCGCAGGCGAATCATGATTTGGTTGCTATCGCTTGCCGCCTTTGGTAGTTGGGCCATATTCACCTTTTTTTCTCAAGGCATGATCATGGCCGATCGAAGTGAACAGCTCACCCAGAAGGAAAAACAGAAGCAAGCTGCTACACAAACGGAACAACAGCTTCAAACCGAAGTGAATCGTCTCAAGGACCCTGAGTACATTGGAGAAATTGCTAGAAGTAAGTACGGTCTTTACAAACCGGAAGAGACGCCAATCATCGGAGATCAAAAATAG
- the yabQ gene encoding spore cortex biosynthesis protein YabQ, whose translation MNPYTQWLTLTWMLLSGIAMGVVFDSYRVLSIRFHFARWSVHMLDVLYWVASALFIFRVLYASNRGELRFYVFLGLLLGVWLYFWAFSVTTQRFVVMLIEIVRRLTLIVNSILRILIVLPVLALYRLLRKLVGWTWALIVFLGRMLIYILMPVWKPILWLIRPLIARWKTPDLLIKLGIRLKNTAKRWFGRG comes from the coding sequence ATGAACCCTTACACACAATGGCTGACATTGACGTGGATGCTATTGTCGGGCATAGCGATGGGAGTGGTATTTGACAGCTACCGGGTGCTGTCAATCCGCTTTCATTTTGCCCGTTGGAGTGTTCATATGTTGGACGTGCTGTATTGGGTGGCCTCGGCTTTGTTTATTTTCCGTGTGCTATACGCGAGTAATCGCGGTGAGCTGCGGTTTTATGTCTTTTTAGGACTACTTTTGGGGGTTTGGCTCTATTTTTGGGCCTTTAGTGTTACAACCCAACGTTTTGTGGTAATGTTAATAGAGATCGTTCGCAGACTGACGTTGATCGTGAACAGCATACTGCGCATCCTGATTGTTCTTCCGGTGTTAGCGCTGTATCGGCTGTTACGCAAGCTGGTCGGATGGACATGGGCACTTATTGTGTTCCTAGGAAGGATGCTGATATACATCCTGATGCCGGTTTGGAAGCCGATTCTTTGGTTGATCCGTCCGCTTATAGCGCGCTGGAAGACGCCAGATCTGCTCATAAAGCTAGGTATCAGACTGAAAAATACAGCAAAAAGATGGTTTGGAAGGGGGTAG
- the yabP gene encoding sporulation protein YabP, whose amino-acid sequence MIEQGKSKHHDLRMQSRKQLDISGVSNVESFDSEEFLLQTELGHLTIRGQHLHIKNLSLEEGLLSIEGLITSLVYLEPGAPAKNGKSLFGKLFK is encoded by the coding sequence ATGATTGAACAAGGGAAGTCCAAGCACCATGATCTGCGCATGCAAAGCCGCAAGCAGCTCGACATTTCAGGCGTCAGCAATGTGGAGAGCTTTGACAGTGAAGAGTTTTTGCTTCAGACCGAGCTGGGCCATCTCACCATTCGCGGACAACATTTACATATCAAAAACCTCAGTCTGGAAGAGGGGCTGCTGTCCATTGAAGGTCTGATTACTTCCCTCGTCTACCTAGAGCCTGGGGCCCCGGCCAAAAACGGAAAAAGCCTATTCGGCAAGCTCTTCAAATGA
- a CDS encoding RNA-binding S4 domain-containing protein, with protein sequence MRLDKFLKVSRLIKRRTVAKDVSEQGRVLVNGREAKPSSAVKVGDEITVQFGQKLVTVRVERLADTTRKDEAASMYTLVKEEPIARDNGLNW encoded by the coding sequence ATGCGTCTTGATAAATTCTTGAAAGTCTCGCGGCTGATTAAGCGTCGTACAGTAGCCAAGGACGTCTCTGAACAAGGGAGAGTGCTGGTGAATGGACGCGAAGCCAAGCCGAGCAGTGCGGTCAAAGTGGGCGATGAAATTACCGTCCAATTTGGCCAGAAGCTGGTGACCGTGCGAGTGGAACGGCTCGCCGACACTACACGCAAGGACGAGGCTGCAAGTATGTACACTTTGGTAAAGGAAGAGCCTATTGCCAGGGACAACGGTTTGAACTGGTAA
- a CDS encoding HU family DNA-binding protein yields the protein MNKTDLINNISSKSGLSKRDVEAVLNGVLGEITDALASGDKVQLIGFGTFETRKRSSRTGRNPQTGNTIEIPESTVPAFKAGNKLKEAVN from the coding sequence ATGAACAAGACAGATCTGATCAACAATATTTCCAGCAAAAGCGGTTTGAGCAAACGTGACGTTGAAGCTGTATTGAATGGCGTACTTGGTGAAATTACAGATGCACTTGCGAGTGGCGACAAAGTACAACTGATCGGCTTTGGTACTTTCGAAACGCGCAAGCGTTCTAGCCGTACAGGCCGCAATCCACAAACCGGCAACACGATTGAAATTCCAGAATCGACCGTTCCTGCTTTTAAAGCCGGTAATAAGCTTAAAGAAGCCGTTAACTAA
- a CDS encoding putative polysaccharide biosynthesis protein, with protein MQENRAASRLLRGAVILTMAAVASKLIGTLQKIPLQNIGGDGVFGIYNTVYPFYTLFITIAAAGFPVAVSKFVAEYEAVGNRAAGQRVALLSSLVLGIFGLILGLLMYTCAPLIGQWIDNAHVIPSVRAAAVAFLFVPVMAGLRGYFQGLQNMIPTAVSQVTEQAIRVSVMIILLLFMLSQGAGADMIAAGAVFGSAAGGAAGLVIMLLYWRGHRKRLRRQETAMTTVQAQTGELHPTESNGALLKALLRYALPVCLGALAVPLINLVDTFTVPRLLKQEGLDDTAVMVAFGVYNRGLPLVQLVMMFATTLSALFIPSLAEARVTGGTELARRQCEQSLRWFWLLGLAAATGLIVLAVPVNVMLYADDTGSTVMRWMALTAVGGTLSIISAALLQGLGAVRAPALAMLAAAAAKALLNWLLVPQLGTAGAAIAGAVAYLLAAVINIALLARLVGLRGSWSASVLKPAALLVALAGAAGAAMWGTSAVLGALGWAAGGRATAAAESLLGVAAGAVVFVIGLARLRLITEAELVAVPKLGRPLAAVLRRLRVLA; from the coding sequence ATGCAGGAAAATCGCGCCGCTTCGCGGCTGCTACGGGGTGCTGTCATTTTGACAATGGCAGCGGTAGCAAGCAAGCTGATCGGCACATTGCAAAAAATCCCGCTGCAAAATATTGGCGGCGACGGCGTGTTTGGCATTTATAATACGGTTTATCCTTTTTATACGCTGTTTATTACCATTGCAGCTGCTGGATTCCCGGTGGCCGTATCCAAATTTGTAGCTGAGTATGAGGCTGTGGGGAACCGGGCAGCAGGGCAACGTGTTGCCCTGCTATCTTCGCTTGTATTGGGCATCTTCGGACTGATTCTGGGGCTGCTGATGTATACGTGTGCGCCGCTAATCGGCCAGTGGATCGACAATGCTCACGTCATTCCATCGGTGAGGGCGGCAGCGGTTGCCTTTTTGTTCGTGCCGGTTATGGCGGGACTGAGAGGCTATTTTCAAGGTTTGCAAAATATGATTCCAACGGCGGTTTCCCAAGTGACGGAGCAGGCGATACGGGTAAGCGTGATGATCATATTGTTGCTGTTCATGCTGTCACAAGGAGCAGGGGCGGATATGATAGCCGCTGGCGCAGTGTTTGGCTCAGCAGCAGGCGGAGCAGCGGGCTTGGTGATCATGCTGTTGTATTGGCGAGGTCACAGAAAGAGACTTAGGCGGCAAGAGACGGCAATGACAACAGTGCAAGCCCAGACTGGTGAGCTTCACCCAACGGAAAGCAACGGCGCTTTGCTAAAGGCGCTGCTACGTTATGCCTTGCCTGTTTGCCTTGGAGCGCTGGCCGTTCCGTTAATTAACCTGGTAGATACATTTACCGTCCCTCGCTTGTTAAAGCAAGAGGGCTTGGACGATACGGCGGTTATGGTGGCCTTCGGCGTGTACAACCGGGGGCTTCCGCTAGTACAGCTGGTCATGATGTTTGCCACCACATTGTCGGCATTGTTCATACCCTCGCTGGCTGAGGCTCGGGTAACCGGAGGTACGGAGCTGGCACGTCGTCAGTGCGAGCAATCGCTGCGCTGGTTTTGGCTGTTGGGACTAGCCGCTGCGACAGGTTTGATCGTGCTGGCCGTGCCCGTCAATGTGATGCTGTATGCAGACGACACCGGCAGCACGGTGATGCGCTGGATGGCGCTGACCGCCGTAGGAGGCACGCTCAGCATCATCTCGGCTGCGCTACTGCAAGGGCTTGGCGCGGTTCGTGCGCCAGCTCTGGCGATGCTCGCGGCCGCAGCAGCCAAGGCGCTGCTAAACTGGCTGCTCGTGCCGCAGTTAGGCACGGCTGGTGCCGCCATTGCGGGGGCTGTCGCCTATCTGCTGGCGGCAGTGATCAACATCGCGCTGCTGGCCCGCTTGGTGGGGCTGCGCGGGAGCTGGTCCGCCAGTGTACTCAAACCGGCGGCATTGCTTGTCGCCTTGGCTGGTGCAGCCGGGGCGGCGATGTGGGGCACCAGTGCTGTGCTGGGTGCCTTGGGATGGGCTGCCGGAGGTCGTGCCACGGCAGCGGCGGAGAGCCTGCTGGGAGTAGCAGCAGGCGCCGTGGTGTTCGTGATCGGCCTCGCACGCTTGAGGTTGATCACGGAAGCCGAGCTTGTGGCAGTGCCCAAGCTCGGACGCCCGCTGGCAGCCGTGCTGCGCAGACTGCGTGTACTGGCTTAG
- the spoVT gene encoding stage V sporulation protein T, which produces MKATGIVRRIDDLGRVVIPKEIRRTLRIREGDPLEIFVDRDGEVILKKYSPIGELGDFAKEYAESLFESTGHITMITDRDTIITVAGGSKKEFLDKQIGSIIEGSMDNRKTVLETASGSYELTRDHEETLSSFVTAPIVSGGDPIGSVILLNKDENVKMSEMEVKMAETAAGFLGKQMEQ; this is translated from the coding sequence ATGAAAGCTACTGGTATAGTTCGCCGTATTGATGATCTTGGGCGGGTAGTTATTCCAAAGGAGATTCGCCGCACCTTGAGAATTCGTGAAGGAGATCCGCTTGAGATTTTTGTGGATCGTGACGGAGAAGTCATTTTGAAAAAGTATTCACCCATTGGTGAACTTGGTGATTTCGCCAAAGAATATGCTGAGTCCCTGTTTGAAAGCACAGGCCATATTACGATGATTACCGATCGTGACACCATTATTACGGTGGCTGGAGGCTCGAAAAAAGAGTTTTTGGACAAGCAAATCGGTAGCATTATCGAAGGTAGCATGGATAATCGCAAGACTGTGCTGGAGACAGCCAGCGGCTCTTATGAGCTGACGCGAGACCACGAAGAAACACTCTCGTCCTTTGTGACGGCTCCCATTGTTTCGGGTGGTGATCCCATCGGATCTGTTATATTGTTGAACAAGGATGAAAATGTAAAAATGTCCGAAATGGAGGTCAAGATGGCTGAAACAGCCGCTGGCTTCCTGGGCAAACAAATGGAACAGTAA
- the mfd gene encoding transcription-repair coupling factor — protein MLQALIQAFTKDADYASIAAGISSGMKEQLISGLSGSSRQVLMAALAEDTGRPLMVMTHNMFAAQKIADDLQEALSPDQVLLYPANELVAAEAAISSPETLSQRIDVLIRCAQGFRGVVVVPFSGVRRLLPIPETWREARVELKEGETIQLEAFLLHMVEMGYQRVERVESRGEMSVRGGIVDFYPMTTRWGYRVELFDDEIDSIRMFDPQDQRSVEKVQEVTVTPCKEVIASHQRMDQAADAAALLLEEQLDKMTDRQAKQHLKEEIHREIELLREHVYFDEIYKYISLLYPERKTLADYMPEDTILIIDEPARMLETARQLERDESEWNLHLLQNGKTLPQLELSDNSDNLLYNRRFQTLFLSIFLRQVPHTQPQNILNFICRGMQDFHGQMNVLKAEMDRWRKAGTQVMMLASGDERLDRMRRVLQDYGIDEPTMAIGNLQSGFEMPSIHLAVITEGEMFSQKQRKARKQGRHVDNAERIKSYSELKVGDYVVHQNHGIGKYMGIGTLEVGGIHKDYMHILYAGGDKLSVPIEQIDLIQKYVGSEDKEPKIYKLGGNEWTRVKSKVRSSVQDIADDLIKLYAERQSAPGFAFEKDSPEQQEFEDMFPYDETRDQIRAIEEIKKDMEQSRPMDRLLCGDVGYGKTEVAIRAAFKSAIEGKQVAVLVPTTILAQQHYETFRERFSGYPFNIQVLSRFRSRKEQNETTKGVRQGTVDIVIGTHRLLSQDLVFKDLGLLIVDEEQRFGVTHKEKLKKLKTNVDVLTLTATPIPRTLHMSMLGVRDLSVIETPPENRFPVQTYVVEHSQTLVREAIEREMARGGQVYYLYNRVQGIQEMAAEINALVPDAKVGVGHGQMSETELEKTILDFLDGEYDVLVSTSIIETGVDIPNVNTLIVHDADKMGLSQLYQLRGRVGRSNRIAYAYFTYQRDKVLTEVAEKRLQSIKEFTELGSGFKIAMRDLSIRGAGNLLGAEQHGFIASVGFDLYSQMLAEEINKRKVSVLGEEDQSNRNWSTSIDLGVDAYLPGDYIYDSIQKIEIYKKVAAVSTFDEASELEDELVDRFGDLPEAVRHLLAVARLKVYGRMYGIESIVQRDDNIVLKFHEGRQHAVQTAKLAEIGNRFERRVQFEQGTSMSARIKGKGLNDPQLLELLEQFLSALKEAFTLKEELQNATTK, from the coding sequence TTGTTACAAGCACTTATTCAGGCTTTTACGAAGGATGCTGATTATGCATCCATTGCGGCAGGTATATCCTCAGGCATGAAGGAACAGCTGATATCAGGCTTGTCAGGCTCTTCAAGACAGGTACTGATGGCCGCACTTGCTGAAGATACTGGACGACCGTTGATGGTCATGACGCACAATATGTTTGCCGCTCAAAAGATAGCAGATGATTTGCAGGAAGCGCTTTCTCCTGATCAGGTTTTATTGTATCCAGCTAACGAGTTGGTAGCTGCTGAAGCAGCCATATCCAGTCCAGAGACGTTATCCCAACGAATTGATGTATTGATCCGATGTGCCCAGGGTTTTCGTGGGGTTGTTGTCGTGCCGTTTTCTGGAGTCCGGCGTCTACTACCAATCCCGGAAACATGGCGTGAGGCTCGTGTTGAGCTGAAAGAGGGAGAAACGATTCAGCTGGAAGCATTTTTGCTGCATATGGTGGAGATGGGATACCAGCGTGTAGAGCGTGTTGAATCCCGCGGGGAGATGAGTGTACGCGGGGGAATTGTTGATTTTTATCCAATGACAACCCGATGGGGCTATCGTGTGGAGTTGTTTGATGATGAAATTGACTCCATCCGTATGTTTGATCCGCAAGATCAGCGTTCGGTGGAAAAGGTACAGGAAGTTACTGTAACGCCATGTAAGGAAGTTATTGCAAGCCACCAGCGTATGGATCAAGCTGCTGATGCCGCTGCTCTGTTGTTGGAGGAACAGCTGGACAAAATGACAGATCGTCAGGCTAAGCAGCATCTGAAAGAGGAAATTCATCGTGAAATTGAGCTGCTGCGGGAGCATGTGTATTTTGACGAAATCTATAAATATATCTCCCTGCTGTATCCTGAACGCAAAACCTTGGCTGATTATATGCCGGAAGATACGATTCTAATCATTGATGAACCAGCACGGATGCTAGAAACAGCCAGGCAGCTAGAGCGGGATGAGTCTGAATGGAATTTGCATTTGCTTCAAAACGGTAAAACTCTACCGCAACTGGAGCTATCGGATAACTCGGATAATCTGCTGTATAATCGGAGATTTCAAACGCTGTTCCTGTCGATCTTTCTTCGCCAGGTTCCGCATACACAGCCGCAAAATATTTTGAATTTCATCTGCCGTGGCATGCAGGATTTCCACGGTCAAATGAATGTACTTAAGGCAGAGATGGATCGTTGGCGCAAGGCAGGCACACAGGTTATGATGCTGGCGAGCGGAGATGAACGTCTGGATCGGATGCGGCGAGTGCTTCAAGACTATGGTATTGATGAGCCGACGATGGCGATTGGTAATCTGCAAAGCGGTTTTGAGATGCCGTCTATTCATCTGGCGGTGATTACCGAGGGTGAGATGTTCTCCCAGAAGCAGCGGAAAGCACGTAAGCAGGGGCGACATGTAGACAATGCAGAGCGGATTAAGAGCTATAGCGAGCTGAAGGTGGGCGATTATGTCGTACACCAAAATCACGGAATCGGGAAGTACATGGGAATCGGTACGCTGGAGGTTGGCGGTATCCATAAGGATTACATGCATATCCTCTATGCGGGCGGAGATAAGCTGTCTGTACCGATTGAACAAATTGATCTGATTCAGAAGTATGTGGGCTCCGAGGACAAAGAACCCAAGATTTACAAACTGGGCGGCAATGAGTGGACACGTGTTAAAAGTAAGGTGCGCAGTTCGGTTCAGGACATCGCAGATGACTTGATCAAGCTATATGCGGAAAGACAGTCAGCACCAGGCTTTGCTTTTGAAAAGGATTCACCAGAACAGCAGGAATTTGAGGATATGTTCCCGTATGATGAGACACGTGACCAGATTCGGGCTATTGAAGAAATTAAAAAGGACATGGAGCAGAGTCGTCCGATGGATCGTTTGCTGTGCGGTGACGTAGGCTACGGCAAGACTGAGGTGGCTATTCGTGCTGCTTTTAAGTCTGCTATTGAGGGCAAACAAGTGGCTGTGTTGGTACCGACGACGATTTTGGCACAACAGCACTATGAGACTTTCCGTGAGCGCTTTTCCGGGTATCCGTTTAATATTCAGGTATTGAGCCGTTTCCGCTCGCGCAAAGAGCAGAATGAGACGACCAAGGGAGTTCGACAAGGTACGGTGGATATTGTCATTGGTACTCACCGTCTACTTTCCCAGGATCTGGTGTTCAAGGATCTCGGGCTGCTTATTGTCGATGAAGAGCAACGTTTTGGCGTAACGCACAAAGAAAAGCTGAAAAAACTGAAAACGAATGTAGACGTGTTGACACTAACGGCTACACCTATTCCCCGTACGCTGCATATGTCCATGCTGGGTGTACGTGATTTGTCAGTTATTGAGACGCCACCAGAAAACCGTTTTCCAGTGCAGACCTATGTAGTTGAGCATAGCCAGACTCTAGTTCGCGAGGCCATTGAACGCGAGATGGCACGTGGAGGACAGGTGTACTACCTGTATAATCGCGTACAGGGGATTCAGGAGATGGCTGCCGAGATCAATGCACTTGTCCCAGACGCCAAGGTGGGCGTAGGTCACGGACAGATGTCTGAAACGGAACTGGAGAAAACCATTTTGGATTTCCTAGATGGTGAATATGATGTACTGGTTAGCACGAGCATTATCGAAACCGGTGTGGATATCCCCAATGTGAATACACTCATTGTGCATGATGCTGATAAAATGGGGCTTTCCCAGCTTTATCAGCTGCGTGGGCGTGTAGGCCGTTCCAATCGGATTGCCTATGCTTATTTCACGTACCAGCGAGATAAGGTGCTTACAGAGGTGGCGGAGAAGCGGCTTCAGTCTATCAAAGAATTTACGGAGTTGGGTTCTGGGTTCAAGATTGCAATGCGTGATTTGTCCATCCGCGGAGCGGGTAACTTACTTGGCGCCGAGCAGCACGGATTCATCGCTTCCGTTGGTTTTGACCTTTACTCGCAAATGCTGGCTGAGGAAATCAACAAACGTAAAGTCAGTGTGCTTGGAGAAGAGGATCAATCCAACCGGAATTGGAGTACATCGATTGATTTGGGTGTCGATGCTTACCTGCCGGGAGACTATATTTATGACAGCATCCAGAAGATTGAGATTTATAAGAAGGTTGCAGCGGTCAGTACCTTTGATGAGGCTTCCGAACTGGAGGACGAACTGGTCGACCGATTTGGCGATCTGCCAGAGGCTGTTCGTCATTTGCTTGCCGTTGCTCGTCTTAAAGTATATGGACGGATGTATGGAATCGAGTCCATTGTGCAGCGGGATGACAATATAGTGCTGAAATTCCATGAAGGTCGTCAGCACGCGGTTCAGACAGCCAAACTTGCCGAGATTGGCAATCGCTTTGAAAGACGTGTACAATTTGAACAGGGCACTTCTATGAGCGCACGCATAAAGGGCAAAGGTCTAAATGATCCACAGTTGCTAGAACTGCTGGAGCAATTTTTGAGTGCATTGAAAGAAGCATTCACATTGAAGGAGGAACTGCAAAATGCCACAACTAAATAA
- a CDS encoding anti-sigma-F factor Fin family protein codes for MVVNYVCRHCRTFLGRIDSAVITEERLGFHSLTPAERRDIIAYNSGGEVTVKVICEHCSQALENNPELSLLVNPLQ; via the coding sequence ATGGTTGTTAATTATGTATGCAGACATTGTCGAACTTTCTTAGGGCGAATTGACTCCGCTGTAATAACCGAAGAAAGGTTGGGCTTCCATTCCTTGACCCCTGCTGAACGTAGAGATATAATAGCGTATAATTCGGGTGGTGAAGTGACTGTTAAAGTCATTTGCGAGCATTGCAGTCAGGCACTGGAGAATAATCCGGAGCTGAGTCTGCTCGTAAACCCGCTCCAATAA
- the pth gene encoding aminoacyl-tRNA hydrolase has product MKWIVGLGNPGPQYEKTRHNVGFMALDALASRHNIQITQSKCKALIGEGHIGGVKTVLIKPMTYMNLSGESLRAYMDYYKADMEDLIVVYDDLDTEVGKIRLRYQGSAGGHNGIKSIIQHTETQSFNRIRMGISRPEPGHAIVDYVLGTFPKKEKELLTGMIEDTCNALEYSLNHPFERTMAEFNK; this is encoded by the coding sequence ATGAAGTGGATTGTAGGATTGGGCAACCCCGGTCCCCAATACGAGAAAACGAGACATAATGTCGGATTTATGGCCTTAGATGCACTTGCCTCACGTCATAATATCCAGATTACCCAAAGCAAATGTAAGGCGTTGATTGGTGAGGGTCACATTGGTGGCGTGAAAACGGTACTGATTAAGCCTATGACATATATGAATCTCTCAGGCGAGTCTCTACGTGCATATATGGACTACTATAAGGCCGATATGGAAGATCTGATTGTCGTGTACGATGATCTGGATACAGAGGTCGGTAAAATAAGACTGCGTTATCAAGGTAGCGCAGGCGGTCATAATGGCATTAAATCGATCATTCAGCATACAGAGACGCAGTCCTTCAACCGGATTCGTATGGGCATTTCCCGTCCAGAGCCTGGACATGCTATTGTCGATTATGTTCTGGGCACCTTTCCAAAGAAGGAAAAGGAACTATTGACCGGAATGATAGAAGATACGTGCAACGCTTTAGAATACAGCTTGAATCATCCGTTTGAGCGGACGATGGCTGAATTCAACAAGTAG
- a CDS encoding ribose-phosphate diphosphokinase, which yields MTYCDSKLKIFTCNSNPKLAHQIADYIGIPMGESHTTSFSDGEIQVKLSESVRGCHVYIVQSTCLPVNDNLMELLVMIDALKRASAKSINVVMPYYGYARQDRKARSRDPITAKLVANLIEKAGAHRVISMDLHAMQIQGFFDIPVDHMLGAPILAQYFRSKQIENPIVVSPDHGGVVRARKLADFLSAPLAIIDKRRPEPNVSEVMNIIGNIEGKTAILIDDIIDTAGTIVLGANALKEGGVKDVYACCTHAVLSGPAMERLENSPLKEVVVTDTIPIVHPNPTSKLKVLSVAPLMGEAIIRVHEELSISKLFEIE from the coding sequence ATGACTTATTGCGATTCCAAACTCAAAATATTTACTTGTAACTCCAATCCGAAGTTAGCCCACCAGATTGCGGACTACATCGGAATCCCAATGGGGGAATCCCATACCACATCGTTTAGTGACGGTGAAATTCAGGTTAAGCTGTCGGAAAGTGTTCGCGGCTGCCATGTGTATATTGTACAGTCCACTTGTCTGCCAGTTAACGACAACTTGATGGAGTTATTGGTTATGATTGATGCACTTAAACGCGCTTCTGCCAAAAGTATCAATGTTGTTATGCCATATTACGGTTATGCTCGTCAGGATCGTAAGGCTCGTTCGCGTGATCCAATCACGGCGAAACTTGTCGCTAACTTGATTGAAAAGGCGGGGGCTCACCGCGTAATCAGTATGGATTTGCATGCGATGCAGATTCAGGGATTCTTTGATATTCCAGTTGATCATATGCTGGGAGCGCCAATTCTGGCCCAATATTTCCGTTCCAAGCAAATTGAGAACCCGATTGTCGTTTCACCCGATCATGGTGGGGTTGTTCGTGCGCGCAAGCTGGCGGACTTCCTGAGTGCGCCGCTCGCTATTATTGATAAGCGTCGTCCAGAGCCAAATGTCAGTGAAGTGATGAATATCATCGGGAACATTGAGGGTAAGACGGCTATTTTAATTGATGATATCATTGATACAGCCGGAACGATTGTATTGGGTGCAAATGCGCTTAAAGAAGGCGGCGTAAAAGATGTGTATGCATGTTGCACACATGCCGTGCTGTCCGGTCCTGCGATGGAAAGACTGGAGAATTCGCCATTAAAAGAGGTGGTTGTGACGGATACGATCCCGATCGTTCACCCAAATCCGACAAGCAAGCTGAAGGTACTGTCTGTGGCTCCATTAATGGGAGAAGCCATCATCCGTGTGCATGAAGAATTGTCGATCAGCAAACTGTTTGAAATCGAATAA